One window of Athalia rosae chromosome 4, iyAthRosa1.1, whole genome shotgun sequence genomic DNA carries:
- the LOC125500565 gene encoding uncharacterized protein LOC125500565 yields the protein MRVDRCPFGAPYSNVTIYRPSENYSQKTISTSEPLPNVRDVTTSVSDYERPSHPDLANLHKFRKIGVGQRRQYTDRPVTAPSITSVKVIEVQTEPPRQKAVSDVESMIVADVKEEPAQTTPRCPVCANNWERYGNRRVPDEFGLCPTFLHLARGFGMCNCQTPSITPLGRISGGSNAVSTSETDLSVERKNQKQQRAEKK from the exons ATGAGAGTCGACAGGTGTCCTTTTGGCGCCCCGTACAGCAACGTGACAATTTACAGACCAAGTGAAAATTACTCCCAAAAAACAATCAGCACCTCAGAGCCACTG CCGAACGTCCGGGATGTAACGACGAGCGTAAGCGATTACGAACGACCGTCCCACCCGGATTTGGCAAATTTGCACAAATTTCGTAAAATCGGAGTAGGTCAACGACGTCAATACACCGACCGGCCGGTCACCGCTCCTTCTATAACGAGCGTCAAGGTCATCGAAGTGCAAACGGAACCACCGCGACAAAAAGCAGTCTCCGACGTCGAGTCGATG ATCGTTGCGGACGTGAAAGAGGAACCGGCGCAAACGACGCCCAGATGTCCCGTTTGCGCGAATAATTGGGAACGATACGGAAATCGAAGAGTACCCGACGAGTTCGGACTTTGTCCGACATTTTTACATTTGGCACGAGGTTTTGGAAT GTGCAATTGTCAGACACCGTCGATTACACCGTTGGGAAGGATTTCTGGGGGATCAAATGCGGTATCTACTTCGGAAACAGATCTGAGCgtcgaaagaaagaatcaaAAGCAACAAAGAGCTGAGAAAAAGTAA
- the LOC125500564 gene encoding uncharacterized protein LOC125500564 codes for MPTVYQKNGKYLFSSRFCCDQGPIAKIKQEPPLLVERGTLAGSNCSFKSTESTILCMKKSPRVYETRCCPTHGAGLIAQRAGLPNPVKRISLPHSIRKSKKTQTSSPKPTSVMDQNTEIDAAIGTEEVMIKQPSIEEAFSSSPKVIHSFASSDGFEPKQENLLRESINMKTQEWTNEKSSCSLKSNVSPPVEKSRISESSKEGEKVSAEEIVLSKGGSLDTEKGDEELT; via the exons ATGCCCACagtttatcaaaaaaatggtaaatatctattttcttccaGGTTTTGTTGCGACCAAGGCCCAATCGCGAAGATAAAACAAGAGCCCCCGCTTCTCGTGGAGAGAGGAACATTGGCAGGCTCGAATTGTA gTTTCAAATCTACGGAATCAACGATTTTATGCATGAAAAAATCACCTCGGGTCTACGAAACTC GTTGTTGTCCGACACACGGCGCTGGTCTGATCGCGCAACGAGCCGGTCTGCCTAATCCAGTGAAAAGGATAAGCTTGCCGCATTCcataagaaaaagtaaaaagactCAAACATCGTCGCCGAAGCCGACGTCGGTAATGGACCAAAATACTGAAATTGATGCTGCGATTGGCACCGAAGAAGTCATGATAAAACAACCATCGATAGAAGAAGCGTTTTCCTCGTCACCCAAAGTTATACATAGTTTTGCGTCGAGCGATGGGTTCGA GCCCAAGCAAGAGAATTTATTAAGAGAAAGCATAAATATGAAAACTCAAGAATGGACCAATGAAAAAAGTTCGTGTTCTCTTAAATCGAACGTCTCGCCACCGGTCGAAAAGAGTAGAATATCCGAAAGCtcgaaggaaggagaaaaagtatCTGCAGAAGAGATAGTTTTATCAAAAGGAGGATCTTTGGATACCGAGAAAGGGGATGAAGAGCTCACGTGA
- the LOC105693577 gene encoding uncharacterized protein LOC105693577, whose protein sequence is MWNRKVFIRIIEVLFCMACVIALRVTDDESRRVFHYLRNRSREWSLLNNVTWGTIGAALATATCGGYVIVTVGLLVAAATGELRGRLTELFLLGLGVILFGVVGALSLASIDSVPEDLVDNAAVLGALCLLTALVFIVDLLMKVPGNKKKHDSTQTNGDKDFVKVPMATLNSEKETKSSGSNNNSIKSPTENSAAAKGSVNTGFDQSESSSDQSTEKIYTRGDQPSSRAGDPDADERDVEIVRNGHQNISERGRPQDVYEVERNRKFQDVGKQLREFTQGFESTQNVSNAGAVRYRNAEDRNNARREYFEGETRPYERESMNGGYFRNKDAYRRPVDEVDTPLFPTNLQQQDDRGEPIFAKIINPGVKIMRVDRDFGVSNIHQDDYRNSDSSQYDNVPTRMRRMSPGILKKNRDVSFNIPSPPKIFSSGNNRHRDEIERLEEAFTALQNSIGTQTNSGSQRDVNSPSSPNDPGYVKHTASNWPHDRKSKTPGSSPDHESK, encoded by the exons ATGTGGAACCGAAAAGTGTTTATAAGAATCATTGAAGTG ctcttctgCATGGCCTGCGTGATAGCGCTTAGGGTTACCGATGACGAAAGTCGAAGAGTTTTTCACTACCTTAGAAATCGAAGTAGGGAGTGGTCGCTACTTAACAACGTCACCTGGGGCACGATAG gcGCAGCATTGGCTACAGCTACGTGCGGTGGCTACGTCATCGTCACCGTAGGACTTTTGGTGGCCGCTGCAACCGGCGAACTTCGGGGTAGATTGACG GAACTATTTCTCCTGGGACTTGGTGTAATTTTATTTGGGGTCGTCGGAGCTCTTTCCTTGGCGTCGATCGACAGCGTCCCGGAGGATCTGGTAGACAATGCCGCGGTTCTTGGAGCTCTGTGCCTCCTGACGGCTCTGGTGTTCATCGTTGATCTTCTCATGAAGGTTCctgggaacaaaaaaaaacacgacagCACCCAGACGAACGGCGACAAGGATTTCG TAAAGGTACCCATGGCAACGCTGAACTCAGAGAAAGAAACTAAATCATCGGGGAGTAACAACAACTCGATAAAATCTCCTACGGAAAATTCTGCGGCTGCTAAAGGATCCGTTAATACCGGTTTCGACCAATCCGAATCGTCTTCCGATCAATCGaccgaaaaaatttacactcGGGGGGACCAACCGTCTTCGCGTGCGGGTGATCCCGACGCCGATGAGCGGGATGTGGAGATCGTTCGAAACGGCCATCAGAATATATCGGAACGTGGAAGACCGCAGGATGTGTACGAAGTCGAACGTAATCGGAAGTTCCAGGATGTTGGAAAACAATTACGAGAATTTACGCAGGGATTCGAGTCCACCCAAAATGTTAGTAACGCGGGTGCTGTCAGGTACCGAAACGCGGAAGACAGGAACAACGCGAGACGGGAATATTTCGAGGGAGAAACACGACCGTACGAAAGGGAGAGTATGAACGGCGGCTACTTTAGAAATAAGGACGCTTACAGACGTCCCGTCGACGAAGTAGACACACCCCTATTTCCGACGAATCTTCAGCAGCAGGACGATAGAGGCGAGCCAATTTTCGCGAAGATCATAAATCCCGGTGTAAAAATAATGCGAGTTGATCGCGATTTCGGCGTCAGCAATATCCACCAGGACGATTACAGAAATTCAGATTCGAGTCAGTACGACAACGTACCGACGAGGATGCGCAGGATGTCACCTGGGATATTGAAAAAGAATCGCGACGTTTCCTTCAACATTCCATCGCccccgaaaatattttcatccggCAATAACAGGCACAGAGACGAAATAGAGAGACTCGAGGAGGCTTTCACAGCTTTACAGAATTCGATAGGAACTCAGACGAATTCCGGCAGTCAGAGGGACGTTAATTCCCCGTCGTCACCCAATGATCCTGGATACGTGAAACACACCGCTAGCAATTGGCCTCACGATCGCAAATCAAAAACCCCCGGATCCAGTCCAGATCACGAGAGCAAATGA
- the LOC105693574 gene encoding uncharacterized protein LOC105693574, whose protein sequence is MADDPVTDHHQESREKTSVEVIPLLIKIVEVVLAIFAIGLVVDPFNSFQKIYNKPQTKLDDIAIVYVTIAGYILINMVIIIGYVMGDRMPKKTALLFSSVGAILFIVAGSVIVHDWRKLRGSYVQISNNAIYPSKQFMEMLISGGVFAFVDAAVFVVDVFITFQYS, encoded by the exons ATGGCCGATGATCCCGTGACAGACCATCATCAAGAATCGAGGGAGAAGACGAGCGTGGAAGTTATACCGCTTCTCATCAAGATCGTCGAAGTG gTCTTGGCCATTTTCGCCATCGGTCTCGTCGTAGATCCGTTCAATTCGTTTCAAAAGATTTACAACAAGCCGCAAACAAAGTTGGATGATATCGCCATCGTTTACGTTACGATAGCCGGATACATTTTGATAAACATGGTCATCATCATCGGATACGTAATGGGAGATCGCATGCCAAAGAAAACG gcACTTCTTTTCTCGAGCGTTGGCGCAATTCTCTTCATAGTAGCGGGAAGCGTTATAGTTCACGATTGGCGTAAACTCAGAGGAAGTTACGTTCAGATATCGAACAACGCAATATACCCGAGCAAACAGTTTATGGAAATGCTGATATCGGGAGGGGTATTCGCTTTCGTGGATGCGGCAGTATTCGTTGTCGATGTTTTCATTACATTCCAGTATTCGTAG
- the LOC105693572 gene encoding uncharacterized protein LOC105693572 isoform X1, translating into MRNPSKNEEDDESVTKNEANGDSTATDHDRVQSVVNKSASRFSDKEFSVSTNYTSDCYRRSIINVEDQVKTSKLVLQLVTDSSFNMTQINGQRKLGGPPPGWVGPPPGPGCEVFVGKLPRVLYEDEIYPTFRRMGEVYEIRLMMDFSGTNRGYCFVMYGKSEYATRAIKELDNFEIRPGRKIGVVASINNCKLFVGQLPPDISSETIIRKVYEITDDVGQVAVYRTVKNQAKYALISYKTHRGAAMARRRLVPERTTLFEGAEVSIDWAHPGIFPANIVEESGTLDEGGNVDISRLVLGSDTRRCQTRRRTRDEFLDHSIRTYLQAENLAWNKRSISIQESFDENHRSFQKYGNRFDKNRFNDESLVNSEQTSYTSHSDDLDVFEQVRSSIDRNSGSMGRGDNDLGLLSRCKNSSESSKICKKSNSLCESNAASYSSDSSGCSSQGSLSESSNNNNNVFGIFPNSGNGTSAFNISDPSTSLYSHSKNVVQENSILINSGVQTLTDSIDADQQTNNYDRVNRENFSVDVRSCSNSESVESSDYIERKIESLNLFDNYTFSTNLQENLNEVEDFGDNRAVGYGRRNGVFLKNSESVTATNTPHGVRSKEEKCRSERGDKSSHKNRRKYELKKKPEQKQRRIKNQGKHGDFEFSKVFGKSVVENRKQNSRRESRDNKPPRGRNGRSHNSSNSSATLRDYYALRNYSSPNLLTNDNRVHYPVSDPNLNKIVPQIRYSIDQLQSIYQDVDRRQFLDMNHQWQSSPVASVLPINSMINNNDLRYSNMVECNSFINQQNSRGIQDSLKNVRNDGNFLMQRQRIGNGANFGQPMIGYTRANNAVDNVTYSVPRFANNVDSNSKKAWLSAQMASNAHGNLSHENFNGSPMLFHPDRSNVANPVNGSIVYSQSQYTGDRPNVYAHPRVFVLKNRNSAIANHRLGQQTTFTRVPQPTANALPNENYFNVQQIMAPQSGRPILNRPHMRDGRGS; encoded by the exons atgcgtAATCCAAGCAAAaacgaggaggacgacgaatcggtgacgaaaaatgaagcaaaCGGAGATTCGACTGCAACGGATCACGACCGAGTGCAATCGGTGGTGAATAAAAGTGCTTCGCGATTTTCCGATAAGGAATTCAGCGTTTCTACCAATTATACCAGCGATTGCTATCGCCGATCGATAATCAACGTTGAGGATCAAGTGAAAACCAGCAAGCTTGTGCTCCAACTGGTAACGGATTCCAGTTTCAACATGACTCAGATAAACGGGCAAAGAAAGCTCGGAGGACCTCCTCCTGGATGGGTAGGACCTCCGCCCGGACCGGGTTGCGAAGTTTTTGTAGGAAAACTTCCGAGGGTATTGTACGAAGATGAAATTTATCCGACATTCCGGCGTATGGGCGAGGTATACGAGATCCGATTGATGATGGATTTTTCCGGGACGAATCGAGGCTATTGCTTCGTTATGTATGGAAAATCGGAATACGCTACACGTGCTATAAAGGAATTGGATAATTTTGAGATAAGacctggaaggaaaattggcGTCGTCGCCAGCATCAATAACTGCAAGTTATTCGTTGGCCAATTACCCCCGGATATTTCTTCCGAAACTATTATCAGG AAAGTCTACGAAATCACCGACGACGTTGGGCAGGTGGCGGTTTATCGGACTGTCAAAAATCAGGCAAAATACGCATTGATATCCTACAAGACACATCGAGGTGCTGCCATGGCCAGAAGAAGACTCGTCCCCGAAAGAACTACACTTTTCGAAGGCGCCGAAGTTAGCATAGACTGGGCACATCCGGGCATCTTTCCTGCGAATATA GTCGAGGAGAGCGGGACTCTTGACGAAGGAGGGAACGTGGATATATCTAGGCTGGTACTGGGTAGCGATACACGACGATGTCAAACCCGACGACGTACCAGAGATGAATTCTTGGACCACAGCATCCGCACTTATCTGCAAGCCGAAAATCTCGCCTGGAACAAACGGAGCATTTCTATTCAGGAATCATTCGACGAAAATCATCGCAGTTTCCAAAAGTACGGAAATCGCTTCGACAAGAATCGCTTCAATGACGAAAGTTTGGTAAACTCGGAACAAACATCCTACACCAGTCATAGCGATGATCTGGATGTTTTCGAGCAAGTTCGATCAAGCATCGATCGAAATTCCGGCTCAATGGGCCGGGGCGATAACGACTTGGGTCTGCTTTCGAGATGTAAAAATTCCTCCGAGTCTTCGAAGATttgcaaaaaatcaaattctctTTGTGAATCGAACGCCGCATCGTATTCCTCCGATTCTTCGGGCTGCTCCAGTCAAGGTTCTCTCTCGGAGAGcagcaataataacaacaacgtgTTTGGGATATTCCCAAATTCGGGCAACGGCACCTCGGCTTTCAACATTTCCGATCCCTCGACTTCGTTGTACAgtcattcgaaaaatgtcgTCCAAGAAAATTCGATCTTGATAAATTCGGGTGTTCAGACTCTGACTGATTCGATCGACGCAGACCAGCAAACCAATAACTACGATCGAGTTAAtcgcgagaatttttcggTAGACGTCAGAAGTTGCTCCAACAGCGAATCGGTTGAAAGTTCAGATTATATCGAGCGAAAAATAGAGTCTTTGAATTTATTCGACAATTACACATTTTCGACTAATCTGCAGGAAAACTTGAACGAAGTCGAAGATTTCGGAGATAATCGTGCGGTAGGATACGGACGTAGGAACggagtttttttgaaaaattcagagagCGTTACGGCGACGAATACGCCGCACGGAGTTCgttcgaaggaagaaaagtgTAGGTCTGAACGAGGAGATAAGAGCTCGCACAAAAATCGAAGGAAgtacgagttgaaaaaaaaaccggaacaGAAACAGCGGCGTATTAAGAACCAAGGCAAACACGGAGATTTTGAATTCTCCAAGGTATTCGGGAAGTCCGTCGTCGAAAACCGAAAACAAAACTCTCGCAGAGAATCGCGCGACAACAAGCCACCCAGGGGTCGAAACGGTAGATCGCATAATTCTTCTAACAGTTCGGCAACGCTTCGCGATTACTACGCACTACGTAACTATTCTTCGCCAAATCTGCTGACCAATGACAATCGAGTACATTACCCAGTTTCGGATccgaatttaaataaaattgttccCCAAATAAGATATTCGATCGATCAGCTGCAATCAATTTACCAGGATGTAGATCGACGGCAATTTTTAGATATGAATCACCAATGGCAATCGTCGCCGGTGGCGTCAGTGTTACCTATCAATTCTATGATCAATAATAACGATCTTCGATATTCGAATATGGTGGAGTGCAATTCATTTATCAATCAGCAGAATTCACGGGGTATTCAAGATTCTCTGAAAAATGTCAGAAACGATGGGAATTTTCTCATGCAAAGGCAACGTATTGGAAACGGTGCTAATTTCGGGCAACCAATGATCGGTTACACTCGTGCCAACAACGCGGTCGATAACGTGACGTATTCAGTTCCAAGATTCGCGAATAATGTGGACTCGAATTCAAAAAAGGCTTGGCTGTCCGCTCAAATGGCATCGAACGCGCACGGTAATTTGTcccatgaaaatttcaacggaagTCCGATGTTGTTCCATCCAGATAGATCGAACGTCGCAAATCCTGTGAACGGTTCGATCGTTTACTCCCAATCTCAATATACTGGGGATCGACCAAATGTTTACGCACACCCCAGGGTGTTCGTACTGAAAAATCGTAATTCTGCAATTGCGAATCATCGGCTTGGCCAACAAACTACCTTCACTCGTGTCCCACAGCCTACTGCTAACGCCttaccgaatgaaaattatttcaacgtaCAACAAATAATGGCGCCTCAATCGGGACGCCCGATTTTGAACAGGCCACACATGCGAGATGGTCGAGGTTCGTAA